The sequence GTTTAATGAACGCACTTTAAGTTTGCACGGTGAGAAATCTGGTAAGGTTTTCCGAGTTGGTCAATCCATCAAAGTAAAAGTGCTTAAAGCAGATAAGGAAACAGGTGATATTGATTTTGCCTATCTTCCAAGTGATTTTGATGTCATTGAAAAATTCTCTCATTCCAAAAAGAATAAGCCGCGTCCTTCACGTCGCGGTGGCGACAGCAAAACGAAGGCTGATAAGCGTAGCAAACAATCAACTCTTTCACAAAAGAAGAAAAAGAAGCCTTTTTATAAGGAGGCAGTAAAGAAAGGAGGCAAGCATGGTAAAGGCTCAAGGAAACGTCGTCGCTCAAAATAAAAAAGCCAGACATGACTATGAGATTCTAGAAACTTATGAAGCAGGCATCGTGCTGACAGGAACTGAGATTAAGAGTGTTCGTGCGGCAAGAATTACTCTCAAAGATGGTTTCGCTCAAGTTAAAAATGGTGAGGTTTGGCTAAATAATGTCCATATTACACCTTATGAACAGGGTAATATCTGGAATCAGGATCCTGATCGTACCCGTAAGCTCCTTCTTAAAAAGAGAGAAATTGCAAAATTGGACAATGAACTCAAAGGGACAGGCATGACCTTAGTGCCCCTGAAAGTTTATCTCAAAGATGGCTTTGCCAAAGTTTTGCTTGGCCTTGCTAAAGGGAAGCACGATTATGACAAGCGCGAATCCATCAAACGCCGCGAGCAGGAGCGAGACATCAAACGGCAAATGAAGCAGTTTAATAGGAAATAAATAGAGCTGGGTAAAAATATCCAGCTCTATTTACATTGGTATAATTGTATTTTTTCTGGGAAATAGTAGGCTTGAAAAAATAGCTAAAATAATGAATATAATTGAGTAACTGTAAAGTTTGGTGAAGGCTTTGGTGTATCTTTTCCTAGAATAATCTTTAATATGCCTGATCGCTTTGTTAATCTGTTTATTAATCGTTGCTAGTTTTTTCTCCACACTGGCTTTTACTTTTTGTAAATCTCCTGTTTTTGCTCTTGAGGCAGATTACTTGGGTATTTCTGAAGAGTTCTTTGATAAGCTTGATTAATGATTTCTTTACGATCAGTCTTGGAGAAGTGATTAGAAACTGTCCTACGACGTGTACTTTTTCCTAGTGAATTAATAGCTGTTTTTTGAATAATTTTCTGTTTGTCTTTGGTAACATCAATGGTTTTGACTTCAGTTTTGATATAGTTAATCGCTTCTTTTTTAGCAGTGCCAAGGTTTGTATAAAGACCTGTGACATAGACGGCAACAGCCAAGACAATACCTACCTGCCTGAGAACTCCAGCGACACTTTGGGACGCCGTTAACAGATTCCCGGTGAAATCTGAGGCAGCTAACACGGTAATAGGACCAGCGATAATACCGTAACCAGTCCCGAGAATTAAACAGGTTAGAGTTGTTTGGGTGTTGTCAGCCATATCAATTTTTGTAAACAGAATATAGGCAGCTGCCATTAAGGTGAAACCGCTGGCAATGACCAGACGGGGGCCCAATTTATCAATAATGAAAGCAGCAAGCGGAGAGAAAATAAAAATCATGGCTGTAATTGGAGTGACTAATAAAGCAGCTTCCAATTCCGTTTTACTTTGTACACGGGTAAAGTAGGTTGGCAATACAACTGTTACAGCTACTAAAAAGACATTGCTGAGAATAATTGCGATAGCAGAACCCGTAAATTCTTTGTTTTTAAAGAGATCTAAGGGAACCATAGGAGCTTGACAGCTTTTTTCCCAGAGAATGAAGATAATAAGTAAGAGGGCTGAGCTGATGAGCAAGGTGAGGATGCTGAAGCTAGTCCAGCCCCAATCTCGTCCCTGAACAAGGCCCAGTGTCAATGAAAAAAGCGTTGCCATACTGATAAGAGCACCAAGATAATCAATCTTGGCTTTTTCTTTTCTTTCCTGTAAATTGAGACATACAAGGCAAATTACAAAAGAAATTATCATTAAAGGCAGATTAATCAGGAAAATCCAACGCCAGCCAAAGAACTGTGTTAAGACTCCTCCTATGGTTGGACCTAAAGCAGCAGCAAGACCTTGAGTAACGCCTAAAGCTGCGATGACGCTTTTACGCGCATTAAGGCTGACGGTATTGATTCCAATTGTCATAGATAAAGGGAAGACAATAGCTGCTCCGATACTTTGAATCCCGCGACCAAAAATGAGAAAGTCAAGATTAGAACTCATTGCAGAAATCAAAGATCCTCCCATAAAAGTAAGCAATCCTAGAAGATAAAATTTGTGTTTTCCAAACTTTTCAGCCAACTTACTTAAAGGAATCGTTAAGGAAGCAAAAATAATCGTATAGACATTTAAAGACCATTGAAGATCATTAAGGTTCACTTTTAGACTGTCCTGGATAGCCGGCAGGGCAATATTCATGACGGTCGTATCCAGCATACATAGGAAGATGCCGATACACATAGCAATAATAGCAAATAAACGTTTCATTAAAAACACCTTTCTTTTCGTATTAACAATGATAATATAAACTAAATTAATATAATTGTCAATGATTGAATAATAATAATATTTATATTATGATTGATAATATAATAGATTGAGGTGGTAATATGCAAGGTAAAGATATTATTTTAGGGATATTGAGCAAGAAAGAACGTTCGGGTTATGAAATCAATGATATACTGCAAAATCAGTTATCTTATTTTTATGATGGCACCTATGGTATGATCTATCCTACTTTGAGAAAGCTTGAAAAAGATGGGAAAATCACAAAAGAAGTTGTCATTCAAAATGGTAGGCCAAATAAGAATATCTATGCGATCACAGAATCCGGCAAGAAGGAATTGGCTTCTTATTTACAGTCAGATGTAAATGATGAAATTTTCAAGTCTGATTTTCTCATGAGATTATTTTTTGGAAATTCTTTAAACGATGATGATTTAGAACAATTGATAAGAGAAGAAATTGAGAGAAAGGAAGAAAAATTAAACGTTTAAGTGAGAATCTTGAAATTTGGAAAAAGAAAGGAGAATTAACTCCAACTCAGGAAATTACTATTAAATATGGTTTAGCTCAATATAAGTCTACTAAAAAAGTCTTAGAAGAAGAATTGGCAAAATGAGAGCGGGAAGTTTGCTTTTTAAAGGCACAATATTATAATCATTAATAATAAATAACTATTGGTGAGCTAGTTTATTTTGTTTAATCATTATGTTAAACAGTTGTCTTTAAAAAATAGAACAAGAATTGGTATAGTTGATTAGGTATTGAGATGAACTGACGTTTATGGGATTAAATAAGCTCCAACAATTTGGGAAACTGTTAAAGGTTTGAGCCTAGAAATTCAGATGTGAAAATGCCACTTGAACACTGTGGGAAATAAAAACCACGACACATTAAAAAGGTCGGAACACTTTCGTTTCGACCTTTTATCTTTATATACTTTATTTTTCCTGAAATTGTTTGAGACGGATAACTTCGATCTTATAGCCATCGGGGTCTGTGATGAAGTAGTACATCTTTGGCTTACCGGGCAGACCTGAAAGGTCTGTCACAGTGTAGCCGGCTTTTTGATGCGCTTGATGAGCCGCTTCAAGGTCATCAACACCGACAGCGATATGACCATAACCATTGCCGAGGTCATAAGCTTCGTGATCGTAATTATAGGTTAATTCTAACTCATAGTCGGGGTCGTCTTCTAGTTGCAGATAAACCAGAGTAAATTTGTATTCAGGAAAGTCGTTACGGCGAGCTTCTTTGAAGTCTAGTGCCTCTTGGTAGAATTTGAGCGAAGCGTCCAAGTCCTTAACACGGATACAGGTATGTAAAAATTTCATTGGAATTTCCCTTCTTTTTGTCAATAGCGGAGCTTTAATCTGACCAAGAGATAACTTCTTGGCGCGGTTTACGGCTGCGTGGGTGTTTGGGATCGTGCAAACGATAACCAAAAGAAATCATATTGGCGATGCCTTCCTTTTCAGGATTAATGAGCCCTGCCTGAGCTAAAATCTGATTGGCTTTGGCATAGTGAAAACCTTCAATGGGACAGGAATCAATGCCAATCATACTGGCAGCAGTCATCATATTGCCCATGGCAATGTAAGTTTGCTTGGCTGCCCAATCAAAAAGGGCGCGTTCATTGGTTAAGGCCAAATCGTTTTCTTGGAAAGCTTGATAGAGCTTGAGGCGGGCTTCCAAGGTTTCTTTGTCCTTTAAACCCCGACGGATTAAACTCTGGCGGATATTTTCAGAATCGTAGCGAACATCTCTTCTGGCAATGGCGAGTACAAAATGACTGGCAGTTTCCAGTTGATATTGAGCTCCCCAAGCAATTTCTTTCAGCTGCTTTTTATCGTTTCATTTTCTAAAACGATAAAACGCCAAGGTTCAAGCCCGACAGAAGAAGGACTGAGCCAAGCACAGTCAAGAATAAAATCCATGTCTTCTTTGGGAATTTTTTGATCATTATAGACACGTACAGCCACACGATGATCAAAAGCTTGACGGATTTGTTTTTTATATCTTCTTTAGTCATGGTAAAATGCTCCTTATTTTGATACACTTATCATAACACAATTTATTGAAAAAGAGGAATATGATGACAATTTTAGCTATAGATTTTGGCGGAACGCAAGTTAAGTCTGCTTTGATTAGCAATGATTTAGCAAGCATTACCTCTTTACCCACTCAGATGTCACCGCAAGACCTTAAAAGCTGCTTAACCTTGATAGACAGTATCGTGGAGCCGTATTTGGAGAAAATAGAAGGGATTGCTATCAGTTCTCCGGGAACGGTTGACACTGAAAAAGGGATTATTTATTACGGCGGAGTTCTAAGATTTTTACATGACTTTCATGCCAAAAGTATTTTGGAAGAAACATATCAGAGGCCTGTTGCTGTTATTAATGATGGTAAAGCTGCTGTTCTGGCAGAATTAGTAAGGGGTAAACTTAAGGGCATTCAAAATGGTTTGGCGTTGATTTTAGGAACAGGTTTAGGCGGCGGTGTCATCATCAATGGTCAGCTTTATCAAGGTTCGCATTTTCAGGCTGGGGAATTGACCTTTTTACTGCCGGAAAAAAGGGAGTATCAAACAGAGGATATGAAAGGCATTCAGGTGTCGGC comes from Streptococcus troglodytae and encodes:
- the smpB gene encoding SsrA-binding protein SmpB, with amino-acid sequence MVKAQGNVVAQNKKARHDYEILETYEAGIVLTGTEIKSVRAARITLKDGFAQVKNGEVWLNNVHITPYEQGNIWNQDPDRTRKLLLKKREIAKLDNELKGTGMTLVPLKVYLKDGFAKVLLGLAKGKHDYDKRESIKRREQERDIKRQMKQFNRK
- the gloA gene encoding lactoylglutathione lyase: MKFLHTCIRVKDLDASLKFYQEALDFKEARRNDFPEYKFTLVYLQLEDDPDYELELTYNYDHEAYDLGNGYGHIAVGVDDLEAAHQAHQKAGYTVTDLSGLPGKPKMYYFITDPDGYKIEVIRLKQFQEK
- a CDS encoding ROK family protein, with the translated sequence MTILAIDFGGTQVKSALISNDLASITSLPTQMSPQDLKSCLTLIDSIVEPYLEKIEGIAISSPGTVDTEKGIIYYGGVLRFLHDFHAKSILEETYQRPVAVINDGKAAVLAELVRGKLKGIQNGLALILGTGLGGGVIINGQLYQGSHFQAGELTFLLPEKREYQTEDMKGIQVSAVGLIKKIAEVLKLADKQDGRTVFHYIEQKDVRIYALFEEYCRHVAHLILNLQTILDVECCVIGGGISAQPVLIEEINRQFDLLHAQVEPIKLIVERPQILACQFLNDANLLGAAYLLIKSI